A region from the Dermacentor andersoni chromosome 11, qqDerAnde1_hic_scaffold, whole genome shotgun sequence genome encodes:
- the LOC129381605 gene encoding uncharacterized protein yields MADERSNEYTPPVFSFTDEATISSSRENTQGASSSLSAYTTIPETTGVDEWNTQCHPAGAPSTVSGHTHSTETGSTNSTLLVYSSSGGVYNAVASTSYARMEEPSGIFGNDAWNSTGSGGKEEQELSGVCGNVSSGQDALHGHANERTGDTAPTCKTSDVTYVKDSKFVKHCRNRTGKPHKYESCGKSSGQAANLAAHCRTHTCMKPYIFICDQSFRQSVHLDNHMCTHTGEKPYVCNICDKSFRQSVHLGNHIRTHTGEKPYVCNICDKSFRQSVHLGNHIRTHTGEKPYVCKVCDQSFRQSSHLDNHMRTHTGEKPYICKICDKSFRQSVHLGNHMRTHKGEKPYICKTCPKSFTRLASLRRHQQTHTDGKPRVCQTCWKPFKLYWHSSDKAFVCEICHRQRKHGDKTPYECTQGGFIFAEKETLDEHLWHSNTCYLCGDSFGDEVQLLTHLVTHRDVQPRYSV; encoded by the exons ATGGCTGACGAAAGAAGCAACGAATACACGCCTCCTGTGTTCAGCTTCACGGACGAAGCAACCATAAGTTCAAGCCGTGAAAACACCCAGGGCGCTTCGTCTTCTTTGAGCGCCTACACAAC AATTCCTGAGACCACCGGTGTTGACGAATGGAACACGCAGTGCCACCCGGCTGGTGCGCCATCGACCGTCTCCG GGCATACACACAGCACAGAAACCGGAAGCACAAATTCCACACTTCTGGTTtacagcagcagtggcggcgtcTACAATGCAGTGGCCAGCACAAGCTATGCGCGCATGGAGGAACCTTCCGGCATTTTTGGAAATGACGCTTG GAATTCTACAGGAAGcggaggaaaggaagagcaagagTTGTCCGGTGTCTGTGGCAATGTTTCGAGCGGACAGGATGCCTTACATGGGCACGCCAACGAACGCACGGGTGATACAGCCCCCACTTGCAAAACAAGCGATGTAACCTATGTCAAGGATTCGAAATTCGTAAAACATTGCCGGAATAGAACAGGCAAACCACACAAATACGAATCTTGTGGCAAATCGTCCGGCCAGGCTGCTAATCTCGCTGCACATTGCCGCACACATACATGCATGAAACCCTACATTTTCATATGTGATCAATCGTTCCGGCAGTCTGTCCACCTAGATAACCATATGTGCACGCATACAGGCGAGAAACCCTACGTTTGCAATATCTGTGATAAATCGTTCCGGCAGTCTGTCCACCTAGGTAACCATATCCGCACACATACAGGCGAGAAACCCTACGTTTGCAATATATGTGATAAATCGTTCCGGCAGTCTGTCCACCTAGGTAACCATATCCGCACGCATACAGGTGAGAAACCCTACGTTTGCAAAGTATGTGATCAATCGTTCCGGCAGTCTAGTCATCTAGATAACCACATGCGCACGCATACAGGTGAGAAACCCTACATTTGCAAAATATGTGATAAATCGTTCCGGCAGTCTGTCCACCTAGGTAACCATATGCGCACGCATAAAGGCGAGAAACCCTACATTTGCAAAACATGTCCTAAATCATTCACGCGGTTGGCGAGTCTCCGTAGACACCAGCAGACTCACACAGACGGAAAACCCCGTGTCTGTCAAACATGCTGGAAACCATTCAAACTCTACTGGCACAGTAGTGATAAAGCTTTCGTTTGCGAGATATGTCACCGACAAAGGAAGCACGGAGATAAAACGCCATATGAGTGTACGCAGGGTGGATTTATTTTCGCAGAGAAAGAAACACTCGATGAGCATCTGTGGCACAGTAATACGTGCTACTTATGTGGAGATTCATTTGGTGACGAAGTTCAACTGCTTACACACCTCGTAACACATAGGGATGTGCAGCCGCGATATTCTGTCTAG